The Paraconexibacter algicola genome includes the window CGCCGGCCTGCACCAGCACCTTCAGGTGCTTGGACAGCGCGGGCTGCGAGATCGCGAAGAGCGGCAGCAGCTCGCACTGGCAGACGGGCTCGTCCGCGGCGCGGACGACGTCGACGATGCGCAGCCGGGTCGGGTCGCCGAGCGCCTTGGCGATCCGGGCGAGCCGGCCCGTCGCGTCGTCGTCGAGCGTCGGGACGACGGGGATGCAGCAGTCGGCGGCGACGGCGGCGGCGGGCACCCGTGAAGATTCGCATAACGATCTGGTGATGTCAAAACCATCTGGTTATGCTGCGCGCCGTGTCCGCCACCCGCATCGCCATCAACGGCCTCGGCCGCATGGGGCGCCTCGCGCTCCGCGTCCTCGCCGACCGCGACGACCTCGAGGTCGTCCACGTCAACGAGCTCCACGGGGACGCCGCGACC containing:
- a CDS encoding ArsR/SmtB family transcription factor produces the protein MPAAAVAADCCIPVVPTLDDDATGRLARIAKALGDPTRLRIVDVVRAADEPVCQCELLPLFAISQPALSKHLKVLVQAGVLDARRSGTWTYYSPAPGGLQELTGWLAAAPGPAQGRAASRP